The DNA region GTACAAATCCATGCTGAAGTGTGTGGAAGGAAGCATCATACTCAAGCTTTGAGCTCATGCTTTGCCTCAGAGTTCACAAATGTAAAGGAGAAAATATGGAATCCCTTATTGCAGTGAGAAAGAAATAGCAGCTCCAAGGTTTCCTGGACAGGGTACAGTTATATGCTGTCCAGGAGATTACTGTCTCCAGGGTAGGGGCATCTAAAATGAGAGAGAGCCAGGGCTGAGGATGAGCTCTTTTGAGGGACTCTGGCACAGGTTCTTATAACAGCCACTTACCCCTTCACAACAATAGGCCACTGTCATTGATGGCAAGGGTTTGTCATGGGCATGGTCCAACACTGACATAGGAACAGCCCTATGTAGGAGTCTGTTCTGTGAAGTATAGAGACTTCCACATAAGTAGGATCTCAAAGTAACTTCACTACTGGGTAGTCATCAACAGTGTAATAGTAGCTATAGTCTTTTTCTGCAAGAGGTCAAAATAAGGAGCTGAGGTAGTTTAGACAGAAACCTCCAGATTATCTAAGACTATCCACATAATCTCTACAAGTGCCTTTCAATACCACATTAGGGTCTTCACACTCCAGAAGAGTGACAGGATTTAAACGGTAGCCCAGATGCCCTGCCAAGAGGGTCTTAAGTTTGGCAGTCTGAAGTTCCAGAGTGAGGGGACCAGGCTGGGTGTTAGGAACAGGTGGTTGGAGGGTAAAACCTGGTCATAGACTGAGAGGGGACTGCTGCTTACAGAGTATCTGCAGTTTACTTGAAGCCTGCAGAAAAACAAGAGTTTAGCCAGGTTGCTTGGGTGAGTGAGCCATGCCTTTCATGTTGACACTTCTGAATACCCAGTAGGTTCTAGTATTAGAGTAGTTTATAAACAAGATGGATATGGTTCCTGCCCCTATGGCAGCCATATTTTAGTTGGGGAGACaaacatggcaaaaaaaaaaaaaaaaaaaaaaggttgagatTATATGAGTCATGCTGAAGAAACTGTGCTGTGACAAACAGGTGCCTACTGTAGAGAAGATGACCATGAATGGCCTTAGAGGGACCTAATATAAAGGGGGAGAAGTAGTTATGCTGCTGGGAAATaggggaaggaagaggagcaTCTCTGACATAGATGAAACACAGAAGCAAGAAGGAGCTTGATGTCCTTGAAAGCACACAGAAGAGCCAGTTTGGGGTTTAGGGAACAGTGGATAAAGGGCTGTGAGGCTGTGATAGATCAGGTTGGAGAGGTACGTAGGAATTATCCCTGAGGGTTGTGTTTAAGATCTTAAGTTTGATGGGAAAACAAGTAGAATGTTTTTAGTGTATGATCTTATTGATCTGAGATTTTAAAGGGATTCTCCTGGCTGTAGAGTGGATAATGGGGGTTAAAGGAAAAAGGCCcaactgagaaacagaaaacccAGTCGAGTGAAATAGCAGAAACCCACATGAGTCTGAGGCTTAGGTCAGGTTAGTTGGAGTTGTAAGGGCGGAATTAAATAGTGGTCAGTGATGATAGAGGAGAACCAAGTCAGTGTGAATGTCAAAGAAGTAGACAGAATCCCTGAAGGTCATACAGATGACATGCTTCTGTGGAGCCAGGGTTTACCCTAGAACCTCATCTTTAATGGAGGAAGAAGTCATTCTGGCCTAGCAGGGTCAGGTTAAAAAGACCTTTACGTGAAGATGCTGTCACAGAAGATAGAACTAAAACTCTAAGTTCTATATGAAAATGGCTGCTATCAGCTCATTTTCATATACAGCCTGATCTTTAGTCATATAGAAGagttgattttaaaaagtcttgtCATTCTGGCCAGCCAGATGCTGCTTCACTCAGAACTTGCTTTGATCTAGTTCTCAGCAGGTTGTCCTTTTGCATATTGCATTTCCTGCTTTTTGAGTGCATAGGCAGGAGCAGGTGTCACTGACTAACTTGGGGGGTACCACTTCACTTCGTTTTAGTACAAAGAAACTGGAAAGGGTATGGAGCACTTGGAGGCAGCTGGGAGCACCACCACCAACCCCAGTCAACCTCCCTGCTTTTTTCCTAGAGCAGAACAGTAAGAGGGACCTGAAGAGTCAGAATTTCATGTTCTTCTGGTCTCCTGTGGTTTGGAAAATAACTCCTTTGAGGTATTGCTCAGCTGAATACTCAGGAGATGTCCTTAACTGTCTCAATGATCACATGTTTTTCTAGTCTAGAAATTGTCCTAAACATCAAAAATTATATTCTGGAGTATTCCTCATGGCTGAGTTATTCCAGTTTTCCCACCAGTCACAAGGATTTCCCATTCCTAAAGTCAGGGACCAGGCTTGGAACAGCTGTTCTGACTCATCTTGTGGTACCACAGGAAGTAAATGGAAACTGGAGCAGGACAAAGGCACGTGTTGCCATCACAGGGTTACTTTCACTGTTATTCCCAAAGACCATACACAGAGTCCAACAACAATGCAGGTGAGGTCATGTTCTGAGACACTGCAATGGAAAGCTGGCCATCCTGAGTAAAGTGTGAAGTCTTTGCAACACCAGAGCAGATGTATTGAGGGCAGGTCATCTTCCTTGTTTTTGAACCAACCAGACAAGAGTCTAACAACTTAATTACTTTTGAGCCCCCTCTGAGAAGCTGGTATGCCCAATTAATGACCTGGGTGCAAATTCAGCCACCCAGAGCATCAGTTATAGTATGGACAGCTGCCTGAGTTCAGATCTTGAGTCCATCATTTACTGCGTGATTTAACCTCCTTCATTCAGGTGCTTCACCTATAAGCTAATGATGGCAGGGCCTGCCTCTTTTTTGCTTAGCTagactgtggcatatacatggTCAATGTGGGTCAGTTTTTTGCCTTTAGGAAACCTTGGAACAAAGTTTGGGACATTTAGAAAGAAGTTTGAGATTAAATGTTTAGATAGCCTTATGCTGTAAAGACTATCAGATACCAAAGTGGCTATTCCTTGTGAATAGGTTGTTTCTGCCTATAAGCAAGAATCTTACACAATGATTTAATTTCTTGagttcattgaatttatttatttggaatcTGGGAGGATAGACATTGGAAGGCTGTGAAAAGCTTGATTACTGATAGAACAAGGGTTCTAGGATGCATTGCTCGTATATCATCCTGTGATCATCTTAGATATTTGCTCTCTGAGCAAACAAACCCACTACCCTCCTGGTGTGGTTGTGATGAATTGGCACTTTTACTCACCTGGTGTTAAAGACACAGTAACTCACACACCTGTTTCCATAGTAACAGGACTCTGCCTCTTCAGGGCTGTAGCAGCAGCCTAGTGCTTGGCCATCTTTTTAAGTGCGACTGAAGGAGCTCGTGACAACTGATCCCATAATGGGACAGAGTCACATAGATGAGCAGTTGGAGCATCTAGggctctattttaaaaatggaagattaACTCAAGCTAGGCAACAGAATGGCTGGTCTTTCAAAAACACTCATTTAATCACAAAGCATGGACATTGAATTCCTATTGACATGTAGACAATTGGAATAGCTGTGTCCATACCACTTTACATACTATTAGTACAGTTCCGAGAGAGAAGGTTAAGTCACGATTAAGTCATATTGTAAGTCCCTCTGAAATTAATCCTTTTTGAAAGAACACCAAAGAGATCTGTAGAAGCAGCAGGACTCCTTATTTAATCTTTCAAGTACAATACTTGGGTTTTAGCCGTGTTTCTCAACCTCTGGTGTGTATATGAATCACCTGGGGGTCATTTTAAAATGCAGGCTCTGGTTCAGTAGCTCTGGAGTGGGACCCGAGATTCTGCATTTTACCTGTGTCTGGTCCATGCTGTGAggagtggaaaggcacatgagaaGAGTGAATTACAAGTTCAAATCTGTCACAGTTTCGAGGTAGGACTCTCGATAGTAAGGCAAGATTTGCTGAAATTAAGTAGGAGACCTTCTTCCTGCTAAATTCCCCAGTTAAATGATCAAGTAGCCTCTGACTGAGTGGGTGGGAAGCTTTTGTCTTATTCTCAGTGCACAATCTGCTTCTCAGAGGCATTTACTAAGTCTTTTTGCTAGCGTCAGCTTTCTTCTCTCCTAAGCCTAAGAAACTCTCGTTCCTGGGCCAGTTCTtgtttgagtcccagctctgccactcactagTGGTGGGACCTTGGACAATCTCCCTACCAGAGGACAGCAACACTCCCTATAGTGCTGGATTAGGATTATGGATGTAACACGTGAAGCACTTTCTACAGTGCCTTGGCATGGCCTCATCTCTCAAGTAGTAGTTATCTTAAAGCTCTTAGCCAGAGATAACAATGTGGAGAACTTGACGCCAGTCAGGTGTCACCGCACAGAGCAGGTAGTAACAGCTGACCACCCCCTCCCTCCCTACTGCAGAAGGCCATAAAGCCATTTGGCCACTCAAAACCTGAAAGCTTCCAACACTTGCCTGGAAGGTCCATAGGACCCTTGAGCACTTTTAATTTTGTAACTGTCCCTTCTCCAGCTGCATCTATTCCTTCAACTCCAACCAGCATGATGAAGTGGGAATCCTAGAGAGACAGGTTCTTGTGAATCAACTTTAATGGTAGCATGTGGGGCCCAAGCATCCCTAACTACTGGGTCATACTCACCTGCTCTGTGACAGAGCAGTTCCTGTAGGATGCCTCTGACACCACAGAGCTTCCCAGGCCGTCCCTTACCCCACTTCCAAAGTTAGGGTCATTCTGGAGCCAGTGCACCTATACCTCATTGTTTTGGGGACAAGGAAGGATGCAAAGCCTAGATGGTCAGTAACTGTGGTAACTAGGGTTGGGGAAGGACAGAGAGCTTTGCCGTTAGACCCCAAGGGGAGAGAGAGGACAAGAAATGGGTCAGATGTAGAACAGGAGATACATCTTTTGGTTATTTCTTTTATAGAGAGAAGCTATAGAACTCATCAAAGGACAAGTTCATTAGGATAGGAAACTAGACAGTGTTAGTAGAAGAGACAGCCCTGCCTAGCTAAGTCAGCAAGTTTCAAGCTCACCCTAAGTTGTTAACTTGTCAGAAAAGTTGCTGCTTCCTGGCTGAGAAGTTTACAGTAAACTGAAAGTTCGGAAGCCTACCGGGATAACCTGGTCCCTCAGGTGTGAGCAGTCTACTCAAGGCACGAGCTAATTGAAAACAGAGCAAGAGGCTTGACAGCAGCTACATGGTACATGGGAAGCCCTGGGCTGCTAGCAAGTCCCACACCTCCTTTCGCAAGAGCCAGGGGTCCCCTGCTTGCCAGGAGGTTTCTTTATATAGAGAAGGAAAGCTGGCTTTCAGACGTACAACCTTTTAATATGCACATGGGACACCTTTGGAAAGGGTCATGCCAACTGCTTCAATTGTTTAGGGGCTCAGTTTGCAGCTGCATCACATTAAGCTTCAGAATCCAGGCAGTCTGTAGGGCCCAAGAAAAATGTGCCTCTTAACAAAGGAGATTTCCTTCAGCGTTGCTCAGGATAGTGCTTATTTTGCCTGCTAATTGACTTTAGAGGAATTTCCTTTAGAATTTTGCATGTCTGGGAgtgagtcctggctctgccacttattaacCATGTGAATGGGATGTTGCTACCTCCTAGAATCTTAAGTTTTCTTGCCTCTAAAATGTGAATACTATCTCCTGGCAGGGGTGTTCTCCAGGATTAGATTAGATTTTCTACGCTAAGTGCTTGCAGGGTGCTTGTCAAGCCAAGTACCCTCAGTGAATGACACCGTCACCCTCATGGTTGTGCAAAAGTTGGGGCCTTCAAAGACCCTTGTAACTTTCTTCAGTGGTTCTAAGGAAGCTTTCATGAGAAGTCCTGGGGCCTAGCTTGGAATCTTAGAAAAATTGAAACTTGATCCCTGAGAAAAGCTGATCTACATAGACTCTTTCCCAAGTCATAAGAGAGACTCTCACTACAGCAATCTTTTCTTGCCAAATCCCAAAGTttaattttgccatatttgtcCTAATGACTCCCCTACAGAATCTAGATGAAATGTGGATTAGGGCACAATTTCTCTAAACTAATTCTGCCTCTTACAGATATTTATAAATCTCTTACTCTGCACCTACATTTCAGTCATATGTTCATAAATATGTTAGGGTTTCTTGTTTACTTGCTTTTCATATTTTGGTTCTCATTTTTATAAGCTACAACTTACATACCTTGGCCACTGGTTGGTTTAAGCCATGATGTCAGAGGACATTATAGAGGCATCCTAAGAAATTTAGGGATGTGTGGAAACATTCCTCATGGTAAGGGTGGGAGTATGGAAATTGGCTTCCATCATCTTCTACCAAAAGATGCCAAATGGCCCTCCATTATATCTAGGTTGATGTTTATAATctaatattttttcctgagttGACTGAAAATTTTAGGCAAAGCTCTGAGAATGTATAACAAGGTTTCTCTAATTCTCTTGAActaattaaagagaaaattatgcACGTTATCTTCTTGGGGAAATTATATGGCCCATTTAATCATGTGGTGATAGAAGTGTTCAGGGAATTCTGGACTCTGTCTGAATTGTGTCCCCTGGCAACCTCCATCTACTGAGTTAGATACTAGTCACAGAGCCCATCACATCCCATTTATCGTCTCATAGTCCTTACCCCAGTGAATTGTAATGACCTCCTACTTATTCAGTTTCCCTACTAGAAAAACACTTGGGTGTGGGACTATGCTTTATTCATCATAACATCCTGAATGCCTTGGACAGTATATACCCCATGTTTACTGAGAAAAGAATAAACCAAGGAATTTGCTTTTATTAGTGGCCATGTCCTAGGGCTAACACTCTTGAAAATGTAATTTCCAAATCCTCGCTGGTACAGATTGGGTTCCTTTATGATGAGTTCAAACTAATAACCTTTAGGTATATTTTCCTTTGAGTAACTATTCATGTGATTGCACATGTACAAAAGAAGATGAGGATTAGACTTGTGTAAGATGTCCCAGTAGTTAAAAGCTAATCTCTCAATCTGACTTACTAAtgttgttttccaaagtagtgAGAAGTCAAGAAGAATTACCCAATATGCTGATAGTTGGAGTCGGTTTATAGTGTAGTAGTTATGTGGGTTTTATCAGTGGGCGAACCTGGATACAAATTCTAACTCATTCATTTACTAGCCCTGGGTCTTTTGTCAATTTATTGACCTCTCTCTCTGAGTTACAGTTTTGACATGCCTTAAATAAAGATAACCCCATCAAATCTCACAAGGAGGTATTATTACAATTAACAGGCTGCCCTTAGGTAAAATAAGCTAATGTATGTAATATTCATAATACAATATTTGCTGCATAATAATTACTCAAGTTGTTGCCAACATCAACAAGACCAGTCTACTTGCTTGGGAAATGTGGGTGAGATGGGAGACAAATGGAAA from Tamandua tetradactyla isolate mTamTet1 chromosome 7, mTamTet1.pri, whole genome shotgun sequence includes:
- the ZP4 gene encoding LOW QUALITY PROTEIN: zona pellucida sperm-binding protein 4 (The sequence of the model RefSeq protein was modified relative to this genomic sequence to represent the inferred CDS: inserted 4 bases in 3 codons; substituted 4 bases at 4 genomic stop codons), translated to MXLLSSLLLCFQLARALSRLLTPEGPGYPGRLPNFQFTVHWLQNDPNFGSGVRDGLGSSVVSEASYRNCSVTEQDSHFIMLVGVEGIDAAGEGTVTKLKVLKGPMDLPAWTRHRALDAPTAHLCDSVPLWDQLSRAPSVALKXDGQALGCCYSPEEAESCYYGNRCTSHFTQDGQLSIAVSQNMTSPALLLDSVXMVFGNNSESNPVMATRAFVLLQFPFTSCGTTRLQVNCRYSVSSSPLSVYDQXFTLQPPVPNTQPGPLTLELQTAKEKDYSYYYTVDDYPVVKLLXDPTYVEVSILHRTDSYIGLFLCQCWTMPMTNPCHQXQWPIVVKGCPYPGDSNLLDSIXLYPVQETLELLFLSHCNKGFHIFSFTFVNSEPKQPFMLSSEQSLLSVTGHVNYKLYFFSSTVISVYLHYSAFVCQPAETLSSLVTCPVGSHEYQSFPVDSQALWVAGLSGVLILGALLVSYLAIRKWI